In Brassica rapa cultivar Chiifu-401-42 chromosome A06, CAAS_Brap_v3.01, whole genome shotgun sequence, a single window of DNA contains:
- the LOC103872407 gene encoding tubby-like protein 8, producing the protein MAGSRKENDENKENVETVSRSVSVKKGEDKENVSPENSSASVETKKQDRALKSKSMKGDSKFPNEVTNFKSFSTGGRTALKQTSLQVCMQLNSDEVDKGMKTWTSVDSEHLKVWEFSDSEAAPASSWSTLPNRALLCKTLPLDVGRCTCLIVKEQSPEGLRDGSVYSLYTHEGRGRKDRKLAVAYHRRRKGKSVFRIAQNVKGLLCSSDESYVGSMTANLMGSKYYIWDKGVRVGSVGKIVKPLLSVVIFTPTIATWTGSYRRMRALLPKQQPVQKNNSKQVQQASKLPLDWLENKDQVQELCSRIPHYNKISKQHELDFRDRGRTSLKIQSSVKNFQLTLTENSRQTILQMGRVDKAKYVIDFRYPFSGYQAFCICLASIDSKLCCTV; encoded by the exons ATGGCTGGTTCGAGAAAAGAGAACGACGAAAATAAAGAAAACGTGGAGACAGTCTCACGCTCTGTTTCCGTTAAGAAAGGAGAGGACAAGGAGAATGTCTCCCCGGAAAACAGCTCTGCCTCTGTGGAAACTAAGAAGCAAGATCGAGCTTTGAAGTCTAAATCGATGAAGGGAGATTCTAAGTTTCCCAATGAGGTAACAAACTTCAAATCTTTCTCGACGGGTGGTCGAACAGCTCTGAAGCAGACATCGCTGCAAGTGTGTATGCAGCTGAACAGTGATGAGGTCGATAAGGGTATGAAAACTTGGACTAGTGTTGATTCTGAGCATTTGAAAGTCTGGGAATTTTCGGATTCCGAAGCTGCCCCTGCTTCCTCTTGGTCTACTTTGCCTAAtag GGCTTTGCTGTGTAAGACGCTACCTTTGGATGTTGGTAGATGCACTTGTCTGATTGTCAAAGAACAATCACCAGAAGGGTTACGCGATGGTTCTGTATATTCACTTTATACACAT GAAGGTCGTGGAAGGAAAGACCGGAAGCTAGCAGTGGCTTACCACAGGCGGCGTAAGGGGAAGTCTGTGTTTAGGATTGCACAGAATGTTAAGGGGTTATTGTGCAGTTCGGATGAAAGTTATGTTGGTTCTATGACGGCTAATCTCATGGGTTCTAAGTACTACATTTGGGATAAG GGAGTTCGAGTTGGATCTGTTGGTAAAATTGTGAAGCCGCTTCTTTCAGTTGTAAT CTTCACACCTACTATAGCAACTTGGACAGGGAGCTACCGAAGAATGAGAGCTTTACTACCAAAGCAGCAGCCAGTGCAGAAGAACAACAGTAAGCAG GTCCAACAAGCTAGTAAACTACCGCTTGATTGGCTTGAGAATAAGGATCAAGTTCAGGAACTATGCTCAAGGATACCACATTACAACAAA ATCTCCAAGCAGCATGAGTTGGACTTCAGAGACAGAGGAAGAACAAGTCTAAAAATACAAAGCTCGGTGAAAAACTTTCAGCTCACACTCACG GAGAATTCAAGGCAGACGATTCTTCAGATGGGAAGAGTAGACAAAGCAAAGTATGTAATTGACTTCAG GTATCCATTCTCAGGCTACCAAGCATTCTGCATCTGCTTAGCTTCCATTGATTCCAAACTTTGTTGTACTGTTTGA
- the LOC103872408 gene encoding uncharacterized protein LOC103872408, which produces MAKATTTLFAISSVSTRFLLLRRSKSLKPSAPSARLAVPMAMATSAKKVAPAVIVGGGRVGRALQEMGNGEDLLVKRGEAVPVDFEGPILVCTRNDDLDAVLQATPQSRWKDLVFFQNGMMEPWFESKGLGDIDQVLAYFAVSKLGEPPVDGITDTNPEGLTAAYGKWASDVAARLQSGGLSCKVLEKEAFQKQMLEKLIWICAFMLVGARHPGASVGMVEKEYRDEVSRLIQELAAAAAAEKGLTFEDNMVERLCAYSRAVAHFPTAVKEFKWRNGWFYSLSEKAIAEGKPDPCQLHTQWLRELKVI; this is translated from the exons ATGGCTAAAGCCACCACCACTCTGTTTGCTATCTCCTCTGTTTCGACTCGTTTCTTGCTTCTCCGTCGTTCTAAATCTCTTAAACCATCAGCTCCAAGCGCAAGACTCGCGGTGCCAATGGCTATGGCCACCTCTGCTAAAAAGGTGGCTCCTGCTGTGATCGTGGGTGGGGGAAGAGTCGGAAGGGCGTTGCAGGAAATGGGTAACGGCGAGGATTTGTTGGTGAAGAGAGGAGAAGCAGTCCCGGTTGATTTCGAAGGACCCATTTTGGTTTGTACTAGAAACGATGATCTCGATGCTGTTCTTCAAGCTACCCCTCAGTCTAGATGGAAAG ATTTGGTGTTTTTCCAAAATGGAATGATGGAGCCGTGGTTTGAGAGCAAAGGTTTGGGTGATATAGACCAAGTGTTGGCTTATTTTGCTGTGTCGAAGTTAGGTGAGCCTCCTGTGGATGGAATAACTGACACTAACCCAGAAGGTTTAACCGCTGCTTATGGCAAATGGGCTTCGGATGTAGCTGCAAGACTTCAATCTGGTGGCCTCTCTTGCAAG GTACTTGAGAAAGAAGCTTTTCAGAAGCAAATGCTAGAGAAACTCATATGGATTTGTGCGTTTATGCTTGTTGGAGCTCGTCATCCAGGTGCAAGTGTTGGCATGGTGGAGAAAGAATACAGAGACGAA GTGTCCAGACTCATCCAAGAACTCGCAGCAGCTGCTGCTGCAGAAAAGGGACTAACGTTTGAAGACAACATGGTGGAGAGACTATGTGCTTATTCTCGCGCTGTTGCTCATTTCCCAACCGCTGTTAAAGaa TTTAAATGGAGGAATGGTTGGTTTTATTCGCTATCAGAGAAGGCAATAGCAGAAGGGAAACCTGATCCATGTCAACTCCACACCCAATGGTTGAGAGAGCTAAAAGTGATATAG
- the LOC103872410 gene encoding uncharacterized protein LOC103872410 isoform X2 has protein sequence MVLDGIVSSPLRRHQSLKKQWEDLGSCSTVVNRHRYLLTALVLLAVLCTVYLYFAVTLGARHSSTCYGLTGKEKAMCQLQHVQAISKGKLKFF, from the coding sequence ATGGTTCTTGATGGGATTGTATCTTCACCGTTAAGGAGACACCAGTCTCTGAAGAAGCAGTGGGAAGACTTGGGTAGCTGCTCCACCGTTGTCAACAGGCATCGATATCTCTTAACCGCTTTGGTTCTTTTGGCCGTCCTCTGCACTGTTTATCTTTACTTTGCCGTCACTTTGGGCGCTAGGCACTCCTCCACATGTTATGGCTTGACCGGGAAAGAGAAGGCAATGTGTCAATTACAACACGTTCAAGCTATCTCCAAAGGCAAACTCAAATTCTTCTAG
- the LOC103872410 gene encoding protein PHLOEM PROTEIN 2-LIKE A8 isoform X1, producing the protein MDRKVLPPQHQVFINFRGDELRNNFISHLVDALRRNTINVFIDKEEKKGEDINNLFKRIEESKIAVAVFSRRYTESRWCLDELVKMKERADLGKLKIFPIFYNVTTYDVKLREGDFGIHFRRLKREYRSEQHRVGKWKEALACVSGKTGLTFNDKSLSESDFINNIVKEIMILLQAIPLVEAENCLVKKLPVKGETSAMKTDSFISSKAQKGNLESPPEAKIKSFSGSNSLAPHEAIVSGLGPTPTETSLCRLKYGPHKPCKKWLEFDENIKKSRLNKQKYSNDKSFTGSNSVAPHEAIAPGQGPTPETSRITLKPRGETPEICILFDKNMEKSRLNKQKYSNGSS; encoded by the exons ATGGACCGCAAGGTCTTGCCTCCACAACATCAAGTTTTCATCAATTTCCGTGGAGATGAGCTACGCAACAACTTCATAAGCCATCTCGTGGATGCCCTTCGCAGGAATACGATTAATGTCTTTATAGACAAGGAGGAGAAAAAAGGTGAAGATATAAACAATCTTTTCAAGAGGATCGAAGAGTCGAAGATCGCGGTAGCCGTGTTCTCAAGAAGGTATACGGAATCAAGATGGTGTTTGGATGAGCTTGTGAAGATGAAAGAACGTGCAGATCTAGGTAAACTCAAG ATTTTTCCAATCTTCTACAATGTCACTACATACGACGTGAAACTCCGTGAGGGAGATTTTGGCATTCATTTTAGGCGTTTGAAGCGGGAGTATCGGTCTGAGCAACATAGAGTCGGTAAATGGAAAGAGGCGTTGGCTTGTGTCTCCGGTAAGACTGGGTTGACATTCAATGATAAAAG CTTATCAGAGAGCGATTTTATTAACAATATCGTCAAGGAAATCATGATATTGCTACAAGCCATTCCCTTGGTGGAAGCCGAAAATTGTCTTGTTAAGAAACTTCCAGTAAAAGGAGAAACTTCTGCAATGAAAACGGATTCTTTCATATCCTCCAAGGCTCAAAAAGGAAACCTAGAGAGTCCACCTGAAGCTAAGATCAAAAGTTTCAGTGGAAGCAACTCTTTAGCTCCTCATGAAGCCATTGTCTCGGGACTGGGTCCAACTCCGACAGAAACAAGCCTTTGTAGGCTTAAGTATGGTCCCCACAAGCCTTGCAAGAAATGGCTCGAGTTTGACGAGAACATTAAAAAGAGTCGCttgaataaacaaaaatatagtaaTG ACAAAAGTTTCACTGGAAGCAATTCTGTAGCTCCTCATGAAGCCATTGCCCCGGGACAGGGTCCAACCCCAGAAACAAGCCGTATCACGCTTAAGCCTCGAGGCGAGACTCCAGAGATATGCATTTTGTTTGACAAGAACATGGAAAAGAGTCGcttgaacaaacaaaaatatagtaATGGTAGTAGTTGA
- the LOC103872411 gene encoding scarecrow-like protein 5 — protein sequence MVSVSGEPVQRLGAYMLEGLVARLASSGSSIYKALRCKDPTGPELLTYMHILYEACPYFKFGYESANGAIAEAVKNESFVHIIDFQISQGGQWVSLIRALGARPGGPPRVRITGIDDPRSSFARQGGLELVGQRLGKLAEMCGVPFEFHGAALCCTEVEIEKLGVRNGEALAVNFPLVLHHMPDESVTVENHRDRLLRLVKRLSPNVVTLVEQEANTNTAPFLPRFVETMNHYLAVFESIDVKLARDHKERINVEQHCLAREVVNLIGCEGVEREERHEPLGKWRSRFHMAGFKPYPLSSYANATIKGLLESYSEKYTLEERDGALYLGWKNQPLITSCAWR from the coding sequence ATGGTCTCTGTCTCTGGAGAGCCTGTTCAGCGCTTAGGAGCGTATATGCTCGAAGGTCTCGTCGCTAGGCTAGCTTCTTCTGGTAGCTCAATCTACAAAGCTTTGAGATGCAAAGACCCAACAGGTCCTGAGCTTCTTACCTACATGCACATCTTGTACGAGGCTTGTCCTTACTTCAAGTTCGGTTACGAATCTGCTAACGGAGCTATAGCTGAAGCTGTGAAGAACGAGAGCTTTGTGCATATTATAGATTTTCAAATCTCACAGGGAGGTCAGTGGGTGAGTTTGATCCGTGCTCTCGGTGCTCGTCCTGGTGGACCTCCGAGGGTGAGGATCACGGGGATTGATGATCCTAGATCATCGTTTGCTAGACAAGGAGGGCTTGAGTTAGTTGGACAGAGGCTAGGGAAGCTCGCTGAGATGTGCGGTGTGCCGTTTGAGTTCCACGGAGCTGCCTTGTGCTGCACGGAAGTTGAGATAGAGAAGCTTGGAGTTAGAAACGGTGAGGCCTTAGCGGTTAACTTCCCTCTTGTGCTTCACCACATGCCTGATGAGAGTGTGACCGTGGAGAATCACAGAGACAGGCTGCTGAGGCTTGTCAAGCGTTTGTCTCCCAACGTGGTGACTTTGGTTGAGCAAGAAGCGAACACAAACACGGCGCCGTTTCTTCCCCGGTTTGTGGAGACCATGAACCATTACCTGGCGGTTTTTGAGTCCATAGATGTGAAGCTCGCTAGGGACCACAAGGAGAGGATCAATGTGGAGCAGCATTGCTTGGCTAGGGAGGTTGTGAATCTGATAGGTTGTGAAGGGGTTGAAAGAGAGGAGAGGCATGAGCCTTTGGGGAAGTGGAGGTCGAGGTTTCACATGGCGGGTTTCAAGCCTTATCCGTTGAGCTCTTATGCGAATGCAACGATCAAAGGGTTGCTTGAGAGTTACTCGGAGAAGTATACACTTGAAGAGAGGGATGGAGCATTGTATTTAGGGTGGAAGAATCAGCCTCTTATCACTTCTTGTGCTTGGAGGTAA
- the LOC103872634 gene encoding uncharacterized protein LOC103872634, producing MLKDVHGVEHFSEGAKGHIATEFYRDLFMSTNPSDLQSLFTGFTAKVTREMNGMLCKEVSTDEIRKAAFSVRGSSAPGEDGLTGVFYQKYWHIVGPQLSAEILGFFNSSVIPSGWNHTQLSLLPKIPNPTQMGDMRPISLCSVQYKIISKILCDRLKCILPDIISDTQGAFVQGRLISDNIVIAHEFVHGLRTNASVSKEFMAIKTDMSKAYDRVEWCFMEELLEKMGFDRVWVRWVMACITSVSYSVLLNGRSHGFIKPERGIRQGDPLSPFLFILCAEALVSKLNHAEESGRLTGIGLSANGPRVHHLLFADDSLLLCKANELEGTEIMNCLKEYGDASGQRINFQKSSVIFGSQVLDSTKANVKRVLGIDREGGEGTYLGLPECFKGSKRELLSFIREKLQSRLHGWFAKTLSLGGKEVLLKSVAMSLPVYAMSMFKLPKDVCAKITSAMTEFWWGGGNGKRKIAWVSWKKLCKQKKEGGLGFHDIVKFNQSLLGKQAWRIMSNPNSLVARVLKSKYFPNVDFLQSSLGSRPSYAWRSILHGRDVLSKGLVRDIGNGERSNVWSVNWIIDPIPRTPNYRQDSIVDLTLRVSDLLLPLSSSWDAARVREAFTDHDAEIILRLKPNRNKEDGYKWGFTKNGEYSSRSGYKFLDSLPDENGLIQPSLPPLEKKLWSSLWKIKAPAKIKHFLWKALSGAVAVMDRLRSRGIQVDTTCKVCNSGIETICHLLFTCPMAKDTWERSAITLPAAGFSTNSVFLNIYHLLEQSKKFPKNLNVNSFPWILWHLWKARNGLAFERIQYSSVFVVTRAKEEANVWFEVNSPRIEASQVPHPTGDSVSSWAKPPTGFLKCNVGVSWVSQHVHCGVAWILRDNKGKAILHSRRAFSNVKSQRDAELLGLQWAVKDMVNTHQHNIIFDSSCGLARDTFLNISNHIEQAPITNEIKYMLCSLQDWSFHHSDQRKNTIAQEIAVSVTSDHRYHSYIAVGAPSWLSRRVASEAMA from the coding sequence ATGCTTAAAGATGTTCATGGCGTTGAGCATTTCTCAGAAGGAGCTAAAGGACACATTGCAACCGAGTTCTATCGTGATTTATTCATGAGCACAAACCCCTCTGACCTCCAAAGTCTTTTTACAGGCTTTACTGCAAAAGTCACAAGAGAGATGAATGGAATGCTTTGTAAGGAGGTCTCAACTGATGAGATACGGAAAGCAGCATTTTCAGTCAGAGGCAGTAGTGCTCCAGGGGAGGATGGTCTTACTGGtgttttttaccaaaaatactGGCACATTGTTGGTCCGCAGTTATCTGCGGAGATACTTGGCTTCTTCAATAGCTCGGTGATCCCTTCAGGCTGGAATCATACACAGTTGAGTCTCTTGCCCAAGATACCGAATCCTACTCAGATGGGAGACATGAGGCCGATCAGTCTTTGTTCCGTTCAGTACAAAATCATTTCAAAGATTTTATGTGATAGGCTCAAGTGTATATTACCAGATATCATCTCAGACACACAAGGTGCTTTTGTTCAAGGGCGTTTAATCTCCGATAACATTGTTATTGCCCATGAATTCGTTCATGGCCTGCGAACCAATGCATCTGTGTCTAAGGAGTTCATGGCAATTAAAACTGACATGTCCAAAGCTTATGACAGAGTTGAATGGTGTTTTATGGAGGAGCTTCTTGAGAAAATGGGTTTTGATCGTGTCTGGGTCCGCTGGGTGATGGCTTGTATCACTTCAGTCTCATACTCTGTGCTACTTAACGGGAGATCCCATGGTTTTATCAAACCGGAACGGGGAATAAGACAGGGCGATCCTTTGTCACCTTTTCTCTTTATTCTCTGTGCAGAGGCACTGGTTAGTAAGCTTAACCATGCTGAAGAAAGTGGTAGACTAACTGGAATTGGGCTCTCGGCTAATGGTCCTAGGGTTCATCACTTGCTTTTTGCCGATGACAGCCTGTTGTTGTGTAAAGCTAACGAACTCGAGGGTACAGAAATTATGAATTGTCTCAAGGAGTATGGGGATGCTTCTGGCCAGAGAATTAATTTCCAAAAGTCCTCGGTCATTTTCGGGTCCCAAGTACTAGACTCGACGAAAGCAAATGTCAAGCGAGTGTTGGGGATTGATAGAGAAGGAGGAGAAGGCACCTATCTGGGGCTTCCTGAGTGTTTCAAAGGGTCCAAGAGAGAGCTGTTGAGTTTTATTAGAGAGAAGCTTCAATCTAGACTGCATGGATGGTTCGCTAAAACTCTATCATTGGGAGGAAAAGAGGTTTTACTTAAGTCTGTGGCCATGTCACTCCCGGTCTACGCTATGTCTATGTTCAAACTTCCAAAAGACGTGTGTGCCAAGATCACAAGTGCCATGACAGAATTTTGGTGGGGAGGAGGCAATGGGAAACGCAAGATTGCTTGGGTCTCTTGGAAGAAACTTTGTAAGCAGAAGAAAGAAGGGGGTCTTGGATTCCACGATATTGTTAAATTCAATCAGTCCTTACTTGGGAAGCAAGCTTGGAGGATCATGAGCAACCCTAACTCACTAGTAGCCCGGGTGCTTAAGAGTAAATACTTTCCGAACGTGGATTTTCTCCAAAGTAGTCTGGGGTCTCGTCCTTCTTACGCCTGGAGGAGTATCCTGCACGGAAGAGACGTGTTGAGTAAAGGTCTAGTAAGAGACATTGGGAATGGGGAGCGATCAAATGTATGGTCAGTGAATTGGATCATTGATCCAATCCCTAGAACACCAAATTATAGGCAAGATAGTATTGTGGACTTGACGCTAAGAGTTTCTGATCTGCTACTCCCCTTATCTTCTTCTTGGGATGCAGCACGTGTTAGAGAAGCCTTTACTGATCATGATGCGGAGATCATATTGCGCCTTAAGCCAAACAGGAACAAAGAGGATGGGTACAAGTGGGGTTTCACTAAAAATGGGGAATATTCTTCACGTAGTGGGTATAAATTCCTAGACTCCCTACCTGACGAGAATGGGCTTATCCAACCTTCGCTGCCACCCCTGGAGAAAAAGCTTTGGAGTTCGTTATGGAAGATCAAAGCTCCGGCTAAAATTAAGCATTTCCTTTGGAAAGCACTCTCTGGTGCTGTGGCGGTTATGGATAGACTTCGGAGCAGGGGAATTCAGGTTGACACTACGTGCAAAGTGTGCAATAGTGGTATCGAGACAATCTGCCATCTTTTGTTTACTTGCCCAATGGCCAAAGACACTTGGGAACGGTCAGCTATTACACTACCGGCTGCAGGTTTCTCTACCAATTCTGTCTTTCTCAACATATATCATCTGTTAGAGCAGAGTAAGAAATTTCCAAAGAACTTGAACGTGAACTCTTTTCCTTGGATCCTTTGGCATCTATGGAAGGCGAGAAATGGACTGGCTTTTGAGAGGATTCAGTACTCCTCTGTGTTTGTTGTAACTCGGGCTAAAGAAGAAGCTAATGTGTGGTTTGAGGTTAACTCTCCAAGAATTGAGGCATCACAAGTACCTCACCCTACTGGTGATAGTGTTAGCTCTTGGGCTAAACCCCCTACGGGTTTCTTGAAATGCAATGTGGGAGTCTCTTGGGTAAGTCAACATGTGCATTGTGGTGTTGCTTGGATCTTACGTGACAATAAAGGCAAAGCTATCCTTCACAGTCGGCGTGCCTTCTCTAATGTTAAGTCACAGCGAGATGCCGAGCTCCTAGGCCTTCAGTGGGCAGTCAAGGACATGGTCAACACCCATCAACACAACATCATTTTTGACTCCTCGTGCGGGTTGGCAAGGGATACTTTCCTCAATATCTCAAATCACATAGAGCAGGCTCCTATTACAAACGAGATCAAGTACATGTTGTGCTCGCTGCAAGATTGGAGTTTTCATCATTCTGATCAAAGGAAGAATACTATTGCGCAAGAGATAGCAGTTAGTGTAACATCGGACCATCGTTACCATTCTTACATAGCTGTTGGTGCACCGTCTTGGTTATCTCGGAGGGTGGCTAGCGAGGCTATGGCTTAA
- the LOC103872412 gene encoding probable ubiquitin receptor RAD23a gives MKLTVKTLKGSRFEIRVLPTDTIMSVKKSIEDSQSKESYPCGQQLLIHNGKVLKDETTLVENKVTEEGFLVVMLSKSKTASSAGPSSTLPTSTTTSTPSSTTPAAPSTTQSIAVPAANSTLAQVQPAAQSDTNGQTPATLISGSSVEQRVQQIMEMGGGSWDEETVLRALRAAYYNLERAVDYLYSGIPESEDVPLTTISGVGSGAEHAAPPPASGGPNASPLDLFPQEAVSDAGAGDLGSLEFLRSNDQFQQLRSMVNSNPQILQPMLLELGKQNPQLLRLIQENQAEFVQLLNEPYEGSDGEMDVFDQPEQEMPNAVNVTPAEQEAIQRLEAMGFDRALVIEAFLACDRNEQLAANYLLENSADFED, from the exons ATGAAGCTCACCGTTAAGACGCTCAAGGGTAGCCGTTTTGAAATTAGGGTTCTGCCCACCGACACG ATAATGTCGGTGAAGAAGAGCATTGAAGATTCACAGAGCAAAGAAAGTTATCCATGTGGACAGCAACTGTTGATTCACAATGGAAAGGTTTTGAAAGATGAAACTACTTTGGTGGAGAACAAGGTCACCGAGGAGGGGTTTCTTGTTGTCATGCTTAGCAAG AGCAAAACTGCAAGTTCAGCTGGTCCATCTTCTACTCTG CCTACTTCCACGACCACTTCTACCCCATCTTCAACTACG CCTGCAGCTCCGTCCACAACCCAATCTATAGCTGTGCCTGCTGCAAATTCTACTCTTGCCCAAGTACAACCGGC GGCACAAAGTGATACCAATGGCCAGACTCCGGCGACTTTAATTAGTGGCAGTAGTGTGGAGCAAAGGGTTCAACAAATAATGGAAATGGGAGGAGGCAGCTGGGACGAAGAAACAGTTCTTCGTGCACTTCGTGCAGCGTATTACAACCTCGAGAGAGCAGTGGATTATCTATATTCT GGAATTCCTGAAAGTGAAGATGTTCCACTAACTACCATATCGGGAGTAGGATCTGGTGCAGAACATGCCGCTCCTCCTCCTGCCTCTGGAGGACCTAATGCATCTCCTTTGGATTTGTTTCCCCAG GAGGCAGTGTCTGATGCGGGTGCTGGAGATCTTGGATCGCTTGAATTCCTCAGAAGCAATGATCAG TTCCAACAATTACGATCCATGGTCAATTCCAACCCCCAGATTCTGCAG CCTATGCTTCTAGAGCTGGGAAAGCAGAACCCACAACTTCTGAGGCTAATCCAAGAGAACCAAGCCGAATTTGTTCAGTTGCTCAACGAGCCGTATGAAGGATCTGACGG GGAAATGGATGTTTTTGACCAACCGGAGCAAGAGATGCCCAATGCAGTTAACGTTACTCCTGCAGAGCAAGAAGCGATTCAACGG CTTGAGGCAATGGGATTTGATAGAGCATTAGTGATAGAAGCCTTCCTTGCGTGTGACCGTAACGAGCAATTGGCTGCTAACTATCTGCTAGAGAACTCGGCAGATTTTGAAGACTGA
- the LOC103872415 gene encoding probable protein phosphatase 2C 6 translates to MGLCSSKINKTTRSGTETTSNAITTVERQGSGRQRREKDLVSGGEIKEAEQLVGPLVGNGSSESACLYTQQGSKGTNQDAMLVWENFCSRSDTVLCGVFDGHGPFGHMVARRVRDMLPFTLSTQLKKTLGMDSTSVINSATCIDEEEQWCEKDDKLPLPQMYLPLKRALLKTCQQMDKELKMHPTINCFCSGTTSVTVIKQGKDLVVGNIGDSRAVLATRDDENALIAVQLTIDLKPDLPSESARIQRCKGRVFALQDEPEVARVWLPNSDSPGLAMARAFGDFCLKDYGLISVPDINYRRLTERDQFIILATDGVWDVLSNKEAVDIVASAPSRNTAARALVCTAVRAWRLKYPTSKNDDCAVVCLFLEDSASMEVSETVNHSRTESIESVTITSSKDGEKKEEALPETDEIVPVLEMKEAKTSESCRNESKKTTTLAECISVKDDEEWSALEGLTRVNSLLSIPRFFSGELRSGSWRKWL, encoded by the exons ATGGGTCTGTGTAGTTCGAAAATCAATAAGACCACGAGGAGCGGAACTGAGACAACAAGCAACGCCATTACCACGGTGGAGAGACAAGGCTCCGGGCGGCAAAGGAGGGAGAAAGATTTAGTTAGCGGCGGCGAAATCAAAGAGGCTGAGCAGTTGGTGGGTCCGCTTGTTGGTAATGGTTCAAGTGAAAGTGCTTGTCTTTATACACAACAAGGCAGCAAAGGAACTAACCAAGACGCCATGCTTGTCTGGGag AATTTCTGTTCAAGAAGCGATACAGTGCTATGTGGTGTATTCGATGGACATGGTCCGTTTGGTCATATGGTTGCTAGGAGAGTCCGAGACATGTTACCTTTCACTTTATCAACCCAATTGAAAAAGACTTTAGGGATGGACTCCACGAGCGTCATCAACTCTGCTACTTGCATAGATGAAGAAGAGCAATGGTGTGAGAAAGACGACAAGCTGCCACTTCCCCAAATGTATCTCCCTCTGAAACGGGCGTTGCTCAAGACTTGTCAACAGATGGATAAAGAGTTAAAAATGCATCCAACCATCAACTGTTTCTGCAGCGGAACAACTTCTGTTACCGTCATCAAACAG GGTAAGGATCTGGTGGTGGGGAATATTGGTGACTCGAGGGCTGTTCTTGCGACGAGAGACGATGAGAATGCTCTCATCGCTGTACAGCTAACCATAGACTTAAAACCTGATTTGccaa GTGAATCCGCAAGAATCCAGAGATGTAAAGGTAGAGTGTTTGCCTTACAAGATGAGCCTGAGGTTGCACGTGTGTGGCTACCAAACAGCGATTCACCTGGTCTGGCAATGGCTCGAGCTTTTGGAGACTTCTGTCTTAAAGATTACGGTCTGATCTCTGTTCCGGATATCAACTACCGCCGCCTCACTGAAAGAGATCAGTTCATTATTCTAGCCACTGATGGG GTGTGGGATGTTTTGTCAAACAAAGAAGCTGTTGATATTGTGGCTTCAGCTCCTAGTCGAAACACTGCGGCTCGTGCTTTAGTATGCACAGCTGTTAGAGCGTGGAGGCTCAAGTATCCTACTTCCAAGAACGATGACTGCGCTGTAGTATGTCTCTTTCTTGAAGATTCAGCATCCATGGAAGTTTCAGAAACCGTTAATCATTCACGTACAGAGTCTATAGAGAGTGTCACTATCACATCAAGCAAAGATggtgagaagaaagaagaggctTTACCAGAGACCGATGAGATTGTACCGGTTTTGGAGATGAAGGAAGCAAAAACGTCTGAGAGTTGCAGGAATGAGTCCAAGAAAACAACAACACTTGCTGAATGTATATCTGTCAAGGATGATGAAGAGTGGTCGGCGTTGGAAGGCTTGACTAGAGTCAACAGTCTCTTGAGCATTCCTAGGTTCTTCTCTGGTGAGCTCAGATCAGGTAGCTGGAGAAAATGGCTGTGA